A single region of the Zootoca vivipara chromosome 2, rZooViv1.1, whole genome shotgun sequence genome encodes:
- the DENND6A gene encoding protein DENND6A isoform X2, translating to MDLAFLGCLGDTQFCFRFRQSSSRKLSWHCLLDQFDRDLPIYLKKDPAYYYGYVYFRQVQDKTLKRGYFQKSLVLISKLPYSHIFHTVLGKIAPEYFEKNEPFLEAACSDIDRWPPPVPGKTLNLPIMGIVMKVRIPTCHDNPGTTHVLQSTQQTDTQVSIALPTVHEVDLFRCFSPVFFHIQMLWELVLLGEPLVVMAPSPSESSETVLALVSCISPLKYYSDFRPYFTIHDSEFKEYTTRTQTPPSVILGVTNPFFAKTLQHWPHIIRIGDIKLSGEVPKQVKVKKLKNLKTLDSKPGVYTSYKSYLNRDEEIIKQLQKGVQQKRPGEAQSIILRRYFLELTQSFIIPLERYVASLMPLQKSISPWKSPPQLKPFNQEEFMKTLEKAGPQLTSRLKGDWIGLYRHFLKSYNFDGWFRNRRKEMTQKLEALHLEALCNEDLLFWSQKHTEVETVDLVLKLKDKMADGENLPVKPGTVEKLQMHIDSIILALPEDLQGILIKTGSM from the exons AAGGATCCTGCATATTATTATGGTTATGTATATTTCAGACAAGTACAAGACAAAACCTTAAAAAGAGGCTACTTCCAGAAG TCCTtggttctgatcagcaagctgccttatagccACATTTTTCACACTGTGCTTGGAAAAATTGCACctgaatattttgaaaaaaatgaaccTTTCTTGGAAGCAG cttGTAGTGATATTGATCGATGGCCACCACCAGTCCCAGGAAAAACCTTAAATCTGCCTATTATGGGCATTGTAATGAAG GTGCGGATTCCTACCTGCCATGACAATCCTGGAACAACACATGTATTACAGTCTACACAGCAG acAGACACACAGGTCTCCATTGCATTGCCAACTGTCCATGAAGTTGATCTCTTCAG ATGTTTCTCGCCAGTGTTCTTTCACATCCAGATGCTATGGGAGCTCGTGTTGTTAGGGGAACCGCTTGTTGTCATGGCACCATCACCATCGGAGTCTTCAGAAACCGTGTTGGCACTTGTAAG CTGTATCTCACCTCTGAAGTACTACAGTGATTTTAGGCCTTATTTTACAATACATGACAGTGAATTCAAAGAATATACCACTCGTACTCAGACCCC GCCTTCTGTCATATTAGGAGTGACAAATCCATTTTTTGCTAAAACTCTGCAACACTGGCCACACATCATCCGAATAGGAGACATTAAACTgtcag GTGAAGTACCAAAGCAGGTAAAAGTGAAAAAGCTAAAGAACTTAAAGACTTTGGATTCTAAGCCTG GTGTTTATACATCTTATAAGTCATACTTGAATAGAGATGAAGAAATCATAAAGCAGTTACAAAAG GGAGTACAGCAGAAGCGTCCCGGAGAAGCTCAAAGCATAATCCTTCGTCGTTATTTTTTGGAACTGACCCAGAGCTTCATTATTCCTCTA GAACGATACGTAGCAAGCCTGATGCCTCTGCAAAAGAGCATATCACCTTGGAAG AGCCCGCCACAGTTGAAGCCATTCAACCAAGAGGAATTTATGAAAACTCTTGAGAAAGCAGGGCCTCAGCTCACCTCAAGATTAAAAGGAGACTGGATAGGACTCTACAG GCATTTTTTGAAATCTTACAACTTTGACGGTTGGTTCAGGAATCGACGGAAAGAAATGACACAGAAGCTGGAGGCATTGCATTTAGAAGCGCTATGTAATGAG GATTTGCTTTTCTGGAGTCAGAAGCATACTGAAGTGGAAACAGTGGATTTAGTTTTGAAATTAAAGGATAAAATG GCTGATGGAGAAAACTTACCTGTGAAACCAGGCACTGTGGAAAAGTTACAGATGCACATTGATTCAATTATTCTTGCACTGCCAGAAGATTTACAGGGTATACTCATCAAAACGGGCTCAATGTGA